The following is a genomic window from Nymphaea colorata isolate Beijing-Zhang1983 chromosome 3, ASM883128v2, whole genome shotgun sequence.
tacaaatgcggatttaccctaatccttatgttttgaggatggccgccgcttgagagtgtctgttctgtgtgttcatagaagagagagaatacaagaaatctgtgcgaccgtggacgtagaaGATTATttctccgaaccacgtaaatcgttgttttcttccttgttgcttttAACCCGCTCTTGAGAGTttattgtgtgttgttcctaacactGGGTGGCCAGGTCATTTGATGCTTATAGTGAGATTCCCTTGATTCTATGTTACAGTGTGGGAGTGCCTTATAATGTTGTCGTGGTTGTGGATAGGTTTAAGTACTGGTCAGGCAGAAGGGCTTGACCTACGAACTGAGGGTTGAGGTGTCCTCATTGCCCGCTGAGACTGGTGACCATGATTTGTTCctatgaaatttaaaattggattttgtggCAATATATATCCTAAATACAGAGTGTTCACGTTGACAGGGTATGTTTAGATCAGACTCCTCTTCTTGGGTGGTCCCAGAGCATCAAAGTTTGCCTCCTGGTGCAATATGCGTTTAATTAGAAAAGTAAGATATTCTTAATTGTGGATACAACATTTCCAATTTTCTTGTTCCCTTAGTTATGGTGTAATGTGCAGCCTTTAGTTGCAATTAGCTAGAGCCAGTTTTCTGCCTGTTATTTGAAATGACTTTTTTTGTTATAAGTTAGTTGGAGATGAATCTCTTTCGCCTTAAGTTTTGGACAACTTGGATTGATGTATGAGAAAGAATTGATGTCCAGTGAAAAACGCTAGGTACatttaatatcaaaattttagatgCACCTTTTATAATTGCGAATAGTTTGCCTGTGCTTTTAAGAATTTTCTAATACTTAAAAGTGCacgtactttttttttataattaataaAAAGTCTATTATATTGTTAAGTTGCCTATAAAGCCCCACAACACATGAGATTTTCACAGAAATCATCTTCAACGGTTcaacctttttcattttaagtaGGGATGAATAAAAGATGGTGAAAAAGTTACCCAGCTATTACAAAATTGTCCAAGTTtgaaagatggagaaaaaatgaaaaaaatgaaaaccagatGCTCCTAAGTTCAACTTGAAAAAAAGCCCTCTTTAATGTTTGGATATTATTTGCATGATGTTTCACTATTTACCGTGAACATATGactatttttttcaagattaAGGTCAACTCTTTTAGAGGAATCACCGGTCATGTGATCGGTGGCCCCATAGTCAATAATCCAtcctaaatttttttgaatgagtGATGAGAGTATGTTGTGTACCTTGAGACAAATTTCCAATGGGCTGAGTAGAGACCACATTTGTCTTAGAAAAATGCTGAAAAAAGTTTTCCAGCTCCTCACGTGTAATGAAATTTGTTGTGTTGGAGTTGTTTGATAAGAGTGGCTTCTCCTTTGATGGCGGCTTCCCATTTAACTCccaacatttttctctttgtgtcCAGTTTTTTTGCAATATGAACATCTAAAATGATTCCTTCCTTTCTGCATGACGGTCACATTTCCACTGCCTTTGATATTAGGTCTGAAATTATTAGGCAGTGGTTCAAAATGAGTTTGGTCGCTTGTATCTTCAGCagtctgatttttcttttccggATTCATAACCTTCCGGCGAGCAACCTCTCTTTGTATGGTTTGACATACTTGAACGAAGTTTGGCAAAGGATTTGTCATAAGTATTTGACTCCGAACGCTCTCAAGTATAACACCAAGTCCACCAAGAAAACGAAAGATTTTATGCTCTTCCAAACATTGTCTATATACATTTGGATTAGTTGTAGCAGGGCGATATTGCATTAATTTCTCTCATAGACTATGGTATTGGCTGAGATAAAATTGTAACGGCTTATCTTCCATTGAGATATGAGCAAGTTCTAGTTGAATTTGATAAACTCTAGCCAAACTATTTTGTTCACCATATACTTCTTTTTATGTATCCCAAATATTTTTAACCGTTTCATGATAAACGAGCATGTTTGAAACATTCGGCTACATAAAATTAATTAACCAAGACATAACCAAATAATTTTCAGATTGccattttggatcagatttgtcTGGAGGGGAGATCTTACCGTTAATGTAGCCGATTTTTGATCGCCCACTAAGAAAAAGTCTTGCTGCTTTGGCCCATCCTAGATAGTTGTTCCGTTTAGAAGAGTTGTGGTGATCTTCAAGGTGGTATTTTGATCAGTCGTAACTTTTTACGCTGTCACTTAAGTTGCTGCCTTGATCTCCATTGGTATGAGATTCAGCCATGATGGAAAAGACTGAATACCACGATCACAAATAATGCTCTGATACCGTATTAAGTTGagcaaaaaagagagaatgacgGAAAACACAACAacaagatttacgtggtttATAATGGTTCTGAGAATACTTTTGATAACGTGGATTCAGAATTTATGATAGTTTAGCAGCAAAACAACTTTGTAAATAGAATACATTAAACTATGTTCTCTGTTCATgattttgatatgcattataattAGCAAGTGTGTTTACGTGTTTATAATCGGAATGTAAGTGGGATCTAATTGAACACAATGTCAAACCATTATTAATAAGATTGAACCTTATTAAAATTGTCAAACTATTGTAGGCATGTAAACACACTTGttaataagtgtcggattataatgcatatcaaaacCATTAACAAAGAACATAGTTTAATGTATTctatttatataaaaagaaaggaaccgcaaacatttatagcttacgcaaaAACCATACAACTCCGAGCAATATGAAAGCCAGCGGCACAAGCATCCCATACAACTAGATTGGTGGGGTCAAACATTGTTGGTATGCAACCATTTCCATATTTAGGTTTAATTTGGTAAATGCATGGGTATCATGTGGCTAAATAATTATGAaattacattttcaaaagattggAATAGTGATGAACTCCATTGACATGAAATTGGAATAGTGATGAACTCGCTATTTCTTTATAACATATATTTCTTTGAGATATGTCCCCGTCATGCAGTAGGTAGGCGAGTTCCCACGCGAAATTACGGAAAAGTCCTTCAAATGACGTAGGGGAGTTGGTGGGGCGAGAAGGAAGCGTGTCCCCGCTATTGGAACGCAGATTTTACGGAAGTGCCCTGGGGGTTTTTTATAGAGACATTTCCGACAACACGTTTCAGACAATCAGcggaaaaaaaaagcatttggTCATTATTAGCCTTAGgttatttataagataatgaagccaaatctttttcataaaacaaattGTAAATCCATCAGCTGACATTAGCTCGGTTAAGTACGTTCGATGTAATCATTGTATGTTTAATTTAATTGTATCcaaatatttttgtcttttagtAAGATTTAAAATGGTGATCGTGTTGGAATATTTTATGGATACTATGAAGTTTTTCATTAATTTCGGTAACAAAGTtggcattttcatattttttagaGGGTAAAATGGTAACTCTTTAATGAGTTGacaattaattttgaaaaactaataacatgCATCTTTTAGTTAGCTAAGTAGGTGTATTTTTTATTGGGTCAATTCCTtaggtatgttttttttttaatgtctttaaCTTACTGCGGTTGTTTCATCGTGAAAATGGAACAACAAATAGTGCTTTAAGGAGACCTTTGGAAATGCAAGAGGGAAGAATATTTGTTGTGAAGGAAAATTTGTCATATCCTCTTCTTTAGCTTTCGAAAGAGACATTTGTTGGGGAAAGCTTTGGCgacatgttaaaattttatcttggAAGATTCAGCACCACAAAATCTTTGTCTTGGGAGTATCTCCGGAATTTGTTGCAtggtggtaaaaaaaaaaaatacaacgaACGATTGGTAGAtataaaatctctttttggaaATGTGACTCGGTTCGTTAAGAGCATGGCTTTCCGTGATTTTCCGGCGGAGGTCCGACTGAAAATTGGGAAGAGCCTCCTGGGGGAAAGGCCATCCATCAACGGCCATCTTCTAAGGGAAACACTTTCGAGGCGAATTGTCACTTGGAAAGTCTACGGAGTCAAATGCATCGTTTGCAGTAAAGAAACAACAATGTGCAGATTAAACTAACAATGCACGAAAATATATGTCTGAGATGGTTGCAGCTCTCTAGTCTCCAGGCAACTGGTcgtgtaaattttgaaaatgttacatGTCCGTACTTCCGGCGGAAGCAGAAGACGCATTAACCACTTTCAGCTAATCGCAAAGCTCAGACACCGAGCCACCTGTCTGGACCTCTCTCGACTCGCGGGGCAACGCGAAGTTTTACTACAAAAGTTTTAGATAGGAGGTGGAACGTACTTTGTAAAACTTATATACGTGATTCtgaatttttctaaaatccagGGGTGCGACACCGTGTAGTGCATAAACCCACCCCAACCaaatctttttatctttttgaatTTTCCTGGGGAGGCTGAAGACGTCATAAGTGCAACCAGTTCCCAAGGCATTTCCTCACATACAATTAAATTGTGCCGATGAGGAGGCAACTTAAATTACCAATTTCTTTTGAACTTGATAGAacgttagagagagagagaagaatagacGGAGAAAACCGGTGGGAATGGGGCCGCCATTGGCATTTCCTCTGAAGAGCTCGCTTGGCCAACATGGCGTTTGCTTTGATTGATACATTAATAATGTAATAATGGCAAGCGATACATGTTGGTTTTTAGATTTCCCAATGTTAAATCTAATAATCGAAGCGGTCCTTATTCTATTCATTATAAGCTGTTTGGCATAAGGACTCGTGTGCCCTCTTGTATTGCTATTGGAAGTGAAAATAAGGTACTCGAACTACTTGATTCTTCTGATTCGTGCAACTTCTCCCACCTAGCTCTCGTCCTCTATACCGAACTCCCTTAAGGCGGTTTTATTAATTCCATGGTAGGTGCGGGGCTACTTCCTTTGCTTCCTATTTGCTGCATTCGGTTGCATTTGATTTTCAGTTCCATCACGCTAATTGATTGCTAAGATCAAGTGCAGTAATTAATTGCTGAGTTTCTCATTTGGGGCCTCTAtgtcttcattttctcactAACTGCTGCCAAAATGAAAACTTACATTTATTATTGTAAGTGAAGGATATATGAAACCGCAGTCAAGAACATATCATATGTTGTCTAGCGTATACATCTTGCATATATGAAACGCTAAAGCCCTTAATATGGTCATAAACTGCGCACATAATCTTTCTGGCTTTTGATCTGAGAAAAGGTGGAAACTACAAAACAAATTAGTTTGTAGACAAAGCGGCCAGCTTGGCTTTCAAATCTTTCCTTAGAATCTTCCCCGACGGAGCCTTCGGGATCGTCTGTAGAAAGAAAACCTTGTGTATCTTTTTGTAGAACACCACCTGCCATGACGCACAAACAAACAAGCGGCTCCATTAGCACACACATTTAgcaaatttttttatggttcTATTTGTTCTTTGATTATTGGCATGCTTCTCTAACCTGTTTGGCGACAAAAGCCTTGAGATCATCCTCGAAGACGTCGGAGCCGTGGGATTTGACGACGAATGCCACCGGAATCTCTCCTGCTAGCTCGTCCTCCATCCtgcggaaaaagaaaaaggggttAACAGATTTCTGACCAAGGCATGACGTCTACTAGGTCATGCCCAAATTTCAATATAAAAGCGCCAAAGAGGTCGGGGTGGTGCATGCATCATCGTTGGCATAGGAGGCATGGAGGGGCAAATAAATACTCACGGGACGACGGCGGCATCGACGACGGCAGGGTGGGTGAGAAGAAGGGCTTCCAGCTCGGCAGGGGCCACCTGAAAGCCTTTGTACTTGATCAGCTCCTTGAGACGGTCGACTATGAAGAGCTCCTCATCTTCATCCACGTATCCGATGTCTCCGCTGTGCAGCCACCCGTCCTTGTCTATCGTCCTTGCCGTCGCCTCCTCGTCATTCAGATAAcctttcaaagttcaaacccagtcaaacatcaagaaaatgaGCTCAACAatagaccatatatatatatatataaattgactGGTAACTCCCTTCTTTTAAAATCATCTTATCACTTAAGCTGAACTGAACTGgtcaatttaaaagaaaaacagcaaaaaaaagtgatagacattttaatgatttaatattaattcatgttttgttttctctctaaATGACCTTTGGTTAGATAACTAGATTACTTTGAAAATGACCATGTACACAGTTCCATGCTTGTTCATGATTGACAAACTGAAATTCCATAACTTTGTATGATGATTTCATAAACATAAAAGAAGCTATAAATTAAACAATTGATTCTTGTGAGAGTACTCGTTTAAGAGACCGGAGGAGGAGGATGTGTCCATGTCACTTAACTTTCATGGTCATCAATGAAGTTTATGGGAACCAAGACAATCGAGATGTGGGGCATCCCTTCCTTCTTTTCAACATAATTGAAGGTCTGATCTAGCCGCGTTAGGCAAATTCATTGTTCCACTGTATTTAGGATTACTATTTTATATGAGCCCTTTTAGAGggaaaaggttaaaaaaaattgctgtcCGGTCAGCTTGTCCACCGTTCATGTACCAATTCAGATCATGAATCTAGAATCCGAGgtgctatatatatacacatatattatatatatatatatatatatatatatatatatatatatataaagttgagGGTGGTAGTTCACCTTTCATGATTTGGGCACCTCTAATGCAGATCTCACCGGCCTGATTGTGAGGAAGAGAGGCCCCTGTCTCTGGGTCTACAATCTTCATCTCTGCGTTCCTTATCACAGTCCCACAGGATCCTGATTTCACCTCCATCGGCTCCTTTGCAAAGGCCAAGCACATCGAAAGTGCGCCTGCTTCTGTCATCCCATATCCCTGCACATCTTCCTCTGAATTAGTcactttcatctctctcttttaatatatatatataaaagaaaatttggcaTTTTTGTTGACAAACTGCTTTACCAATAAAAAGCATCTAACGACTAAGATGGAGCGAGAACCACCTTCTCGCATAAATTTTTGGGTAGGTAAGGAAAACATTCcgttttccctttctttaatATGGGGATTTAGACTAAGAGTCAGGACAGTCTACCCAACTCAACAAGCTGGAGATCAGGCTGCAGAATTTTGTGAGAACATCAAAAATATTAGTTACTGAGCTAAAAGTAtataatatttcttgaaaatgatattttctacTCCATGGTTTCTTAACATGATACTATCAAATAGAGCCAATGGAAAATGCATTCATCGAGTTTTTCATAAATAGTTTAGGTCGTTGTTAATAAAACTTCATGCGTGATTCGCGGACCCACCTGACCGAGGGCGGCGTTGGGGATCCTGGCTCGGAGGGCGTCCTCGAGCTTCTTCCCCATGGGCGCGGCGCCGGAGACGACCCTCCGGATGGACGACAGGTCGTAGCGGTCGACGTCCGGATTCTTCACCAGAGTCAGCACGATGGGCGGCACGATCGGCGCCACCGTCACCCGGTGCCTCTGCACCAGCTCCATCAGCTTCCCTACCTCGAACTTCTTCATCACCAGGACGGTCGCCCCCGACCTGATCGCTCCGAGCAGCACCGACGTCAGCGCGTAGATGTGGAACATCGGCAGCACGCATAGCACCACGTCCCCCTCCCTCAGGTGCATGTTGGGGTTCTCCCCGTCGACGTGCTGCGCCACGCTCGTCACGAGCCCCCGGTGCGTCAGCATCACCCCCTTGGGCAGCCCCATCGTCCCCGACGAGTACGGCAGCGCCACCACATCCTCCGGCAGCACCTCCACCTCCGGCATCTCCCTCTCGTCCGCCTCCGTCAGGCACGAAACGTGCAGGCACCCCTCCGGGTACCCCTCGTCCACGCACACCACCTTCACCCCATCCTTCTCCCGCAGCTCCCTCACCTTCTCCGCGTGCACCGCCAGCGTCACCACCAGCCGCGCCTTGCTCGCCCTCGCCTGCCTCCCGATCTCCTCCGCGGTGTAAAACGGGTTGGCCGTCGTCGTGGTCGCGCCGCGGTAGCTCGCGCCCAGAAACACGAACGCGAACTCCGGCGAGTTGGGCAGCAGGATCATCACCACATCGCGCTGCCGAACGCCGAGCTTCGCCAGCCCGGCCGCCACACGGCGGGCGTTAAGCTCGACTTCGGCGTAGGTGTAGACGTCCCCGGTGCTCCCGTCGATGATGCAGGCCTTGTCCCTCACGGCATCCAGATTCTGGAAGCAGTAGGCGTGGAGAGGTAGGTGGTTCGGTATGTCTATGTCTGGAAGCTTGGACCGGAAAATGAACTCCTGAGTCTGAGAATCCCCCATTTTAATGGTGGTGGCTGCGGCGGTGCTGGTGGTGGCGGCGATGGCGGCAGGCATACTGGCTTTCTTTTGCGTTCCTTTTTTGGTGGTCAAGTGGGTGGGGTTGCAGATATATAAGGATTGGCATTTGAGTGCGCAGTGAGGAATGGAAATGAGAGGTAATGGAGTTGGTGGGGGTCAGAAGGAGAGAGTGGTTGACAGAACTGAGAAAAACGACGACGAAGTCGTGGGGAACGGGGATGACGTAGTGCCCAGCATACGCACATGGGGTCCAATATTATACGTTTTTATCCACCTTCTTATATAGAAAAAACATATTCATATTTGCTAATGCtgttttagaaataaattctGTAATTTCGACCATCCAAACATAGAGATACTTTTGATAACGTGGATTCAAAATTTCGGATAGTTTAGCATGCAAAGCAACTTTGTAAATGCTTgttaaatttgtttaaaaaattaaaataggtttatgaaacaatagttgAATTTAACCAATGTTTAATAAAGATTTTTGAAACACTCACCCGCAAAATGTCTCTGCTGTCAATAATACAGGTTGAATTGATGGCGTGTGAATTATGATGAATTTATTGAACCAAATGCTGAGCTGCGCATTTAAAGACAACAAATACGCTAAAAACAGAGTATGTGTGTCTTTTGGTCTAAAGAGTCCACCGCTCGTTCGAAAGATGAGGTGGAAAACACAAATTGTTGTTTCAAGTAAAGAGCTTGGTGGCGGCCGAGACTGAAATGGATGGTCGCCATTTGTCTCACCAGTCGTCATTTGAGACTTTACTTTCGATTTAGCATCAAACTTGGCTCGACCTGATCGTGCTCGGAGTCTGCTGGCTGCCGACAATGGATATGGACACTTTGAGTCGCCTTCAATTAATTGGT
Proteins encoded in this region:
- the LOC116249613 gene encoding 4-coumarate--CoA ligase 1-like; its protein translation is MPAAIAATTSTAAATTIKMGDSQTQEFIFRSKLPDIDIPNHLPLHAYCFQNLDAVRDKACIIDGSTGDVYTYAEVELNARRVAAGLAKLGVRQRDVVMILLPNSPEFAFVFLGASYRGATTTTANPFYTAEEIGRQARASKARLVVTLAVHAEKVRELREKDGVKVVCVDEGYPEGCLHVSCLTEADEREMPEVEVLPEDVVALPYSSGTMGLPKGVMLTHRGLVTSVAQHVDGENPNMHLREGDVVLCVLPMFHIYALTSVLLGAIRSGATVLVMKKFEVGKLMELVQRHRVTVAPIVPPIVLTLVKNPDVDRYDLSSIRRVVSGAAPMGKKLEDALRARIPNAALGQGYGMTEAGALSMCLAFAKEPMEVKSGSCGTVIRNAEMKIVDPETGASLPHNQAGEICIRGAQIMKGYLNDEEATARTIDKDGWLHSGDIGYVDEDEELFIVDRLKELIKYKGFQVAPAELEALLLTHPAVVDAAVVPMEDELAGEIPVAFVVKSHGSDVFEDDLKAFVAKQVVFYKKIHKVFFLQTIPKAPSGKILRKDLKAKLAALSTN